The nucleotide sequence TAGTTGCTTATTTTGGAAGCCTTCGGCGTATATGCTGAAATTTCAACAATATTTTTATATCCAATAAGCTCGGCTATTTTTTTAGAGCGAAAGACATGGAAACTGTTGGTTACAAATGCGGAATTGTTTTCTATACTTCCTCCGGTCTTTAATATTTTTTCTTTTGAAAATTCAAAGTTTTCATAAGTGCTGTGTGAATCCGGTTCAAGGATAATTCTACTTTCCTCTACACCGTTACTGACAAAAAAATCTTTCATAGCCCGGGCTTCGGTTGTGTCTTCGTTATCTCCCTGCCCTCCGCTGCAGACTATTATAATATCCCGGTTTACTTTAACCAGTTTCAGCGCGGCTGAGAGACGTTCATATAAGCATCGGCTTGGAGTTACGCCAAACAAGCGGCACCCCAAAACTATCAAATACTTAATATTTTTTATTTCTTTTATTTCAAGCTCAGATAACTTAGGCATAAACCTACCCCTTAACTTATATGATTTGTTTGTTATCTTAATTCAGATAATATAAGTTTATAAAAAATAACCTTTATTATTACAAATATATAAAAAGATTGCACTGCCTAAGCGGTGCAATCTTATATAACCAAAATTTATATTTGGATTATTCCCCAGCG is from Monoglobus pectinilyticus and encodes:
- a CDS encoding YdcF family protein, with amino-acid sequence MPKLSELEIKEIKNIKYLIVLGCRLFGVTPSRCLYERLSAALKLVKVNRDIIIVCSGGQGDNEDTTEARAMKDFFVSNGVEESRIILEPDSHSTYENFEFSKEKILKTGGSIENNSAFVTNSFHVFRSKKIAELIGYKNIVEISAYTPKASKISNYLREGLSIINYYLNLRRKIKKMQKNSRDYGNNIKY